From Pseudobythopirellula maris:
AATGCGGGGGCCCGTTCGCCCACCTCGATCCAGCCGTCGTCCGCCGCCATGCTTTGCCTCGTTTTTTCCTGGAAAACCAAGTCTGGGGCCGATCCGCGACGCGGAGTCGTCGAATCGACCCGAACCTATTAGAATAAGGGCAGGGTTTCGGGGAGAAGATCCCCCCCACCCATAGCCGCCCAGCCGGGCGCCCTTAAACCACCCGTACCGCAAGTACGCCATCGTACGGCGCCGATTGCCGACGCCAAGCCGCCCGTTCCGAGAGAGTTGATCATCAGCGAGAGCCCCGACACGGACCGTGAAGACACGGACACGCCTCCCCTGGACATGCAGCCCCACGTGGTTGTGAACGAGGAACAGTCGAAGCGTAGCCTCGCCCTCGCCATGGCGGCCGCCGAGACGGCCCACGACAACCGCGGCACCAATATCGCCGTGCTCGACCTGCGGCGCGTGACGCCCGTGTTCGACTACTTCGTGGTCGCCACCGGCACGAGCCGCCGCCAGCTGCACGCCATCAGCGAGGAGATCGACCACCGCCTGGAGGACGAGCTCAAAGACAAGCGGATGGGCATCGAGGGCTACAGCGAGAGCCGCTGGATCTTGCTCGACTACGGGTCGGTGGTGGTCCACCTGTTCGACGACGAAACGCGCGATTACTACGCGCTCGAGAACTTGTGGGCCGACGCCGAGCGCGTGCCGCTGCCGTGGGACGATGAAGCCGGCGACGACACACCCGGTGACGACCCCGCGTCCGAGGCCTCCTGAGCAATCGGCCTGTTGGAGGGGTCTCTGACCCCGATGGTGGTGCGCCAGCCGGACTGCGCTGGCAGCGCGTTATCGGCGCCGAAGGCGCCTCCCACAATCACGCCGGCGTCGGAGACGCCTCCCACATTTCACCGCCCTTTCTCGCTATCCTGCCGTCGCACGCCGCCTTGCGGCGGAGCCTTCTAACCGGCATCCTCGTGGCATGAATATCCTTGCTGAACTGCGCGGCCGATTCGCCGCGGCGCTCGCTGCGCTGGCCGACGACGCCCCCCAAGGGGTCGCCGCCGCCGACCTGACGCCCTTCGCCGACATGGTGCTGCCGAGCCAGGACGCCAAGTTTGGCGACTACCAGGCCAATTGCGCCATGCCCCTGGGCAAGAAGCTCGGCAAGCCGCCGCGCGACGTGGCCGCCCAGCTCGTCTCGGCCCTCAAGCTGAATGACATCTGCGACGAGCCCGAGGTAGCCGGCCCCGGGTTCATCAACCTGCGGCTGCGCGACGCCTGGCTCGCCGAACGGCTGACCGAGGCGCTCGGCGACACCGAGAATCTGGGCGTCTCGGCCGTGGCCGAGCCGCGCACTTACGTGCTCGACTACTCGAGCCCGAACGTCGCCAAGCCGATGCATGTGGGCCACATCCGCTCCACGGCGATCGGCGACGCACTCGCCAAGGTGCTCCGTGCGCTCGGCCATCGGGTGATCACCGACAACCACATCGGCGACTGGGGCACCCAGTTCGGCATGATCATCTACGGCTACAAGCACTTCGTCGACGAGGCCGCCCTGGCCGCCGACGCGGTGCCCGAGCTGAGCCGGTTGTACCGCCTCGTGAATCAGATCGGCGACCACCAGCAGCTGGCCGCCACGGGCGTGCCCGCTCTGGAGGCGAAGATCGCCGAGGCCGAAGGCCGCGTGGCCGATCTGCAAGCGGCGCCCGCCCAGGACGACAAGAAGAAAGAGAAGCAGGCCGCCAAGAAACTCCGCCAAGCGGAAGGGCAACTCGCCGACCTGCGCAAGGAGCTGGCGGGCGCCCAAGAGAAACTCGCCGCGTTCGAGGCCGACGCCGAGCTCAGCCGCCTCGCGGCCGAACACCCGGCGATCGGCGCGTCGGCCCTGGCCGAGACCGCCAAGCTGCACTCGGGCGACGAGGAGAACGTTGCGCTCTGGGAGCGGTTCCTGCCCGACTGCCTGGAGGTGATGGACGAAATCTACCGCCGCTTGGGCGTGACGTTCGATCACACGCTGGGCGAGAGCTTTTACCACGACCGGCTCGCCCCGGTCGTCGAAGACCTCCAGGCAAAGAACCTCGCCCGCGAGAGCGACGGCGCCATCTGCGTGTTCCTCGACGGGCACGACGCGCCATTCTTGGTGCGTAAGAAGGATGGCGCCTTCCTCTACGCCACCACCGACCTGGCGACGATTCGCTACCGCATGGAGGAGTGGCGGCCGGACGCCATCCTGTACGTGGTCGATCACCGCCAGAGCCTGCACTTCGAGCAACTCTTCGCCACCGCGCGGCTGTGGGGCTTCGACGACTTGGAGCTCGAACACGTCTCGTTCGGCACGGTGCTGGGCGACGACGGCCGGCCGTTCAAGACCCGCAGCGGCTCGGCCGTGGGCCTGATGGGCCTGTTGGACGAGGCGGTCGAGCGGGCGCACAAGATCCTCTCCGAAAACGACGACGCGCGACCCGAGCCGATGCTCTCGGCCGACGAGCGACTCGAGGCCGCCGAGCGGATCGGCATCGGCGCCATCAAGTACGCCGACCTCGCCCACAACCGCACCAGCGACTACACGTTCAACTACGACAAGATGCTGGCGATGAACGGCAACACGGCCGCCTACATGCAGTACAGCTGTGCGCGGGTTAAAAGCATCTTCACCCGCGGCGGAGTCGACGCCGCGTCGCTGCGCACGCCGGGCGCCGAGATCGTGCTCGACAGCCTCGCCGAGCGGGCGCTCGGGCTTGAGCTGCTGCGGCTGAGCGAGACGCTCGCGCGCGTGGCGGCCGACTACAAGCCGAACCACCTGACGGCGTATCTGTTCGACCTGGCGAGCCGCTACTCGGAGTTCTTCGAGCACTGCCCCGTGCTTAAGGCCGAGAGCGAAGAACTCAAGACCAGCCGCCTGCGGCTCTGCGACCTGACGGCACGCACGCTGGAGCGCGGCCTGGGGCTATTGGGCATCGAGACCGTCGCGCGGATGTGATTTCCTGCGTTTCTTCGGAGAATCGTCAATGGCTAGCAGACTACGCCTCTCACTCGCGAACTTGCTCTTGCTGTCAGTGGCGATCGGCGCCGTTGTGTTCGCATTTGTTCTCCGCGAGAACGACCGCCGGTTGATCTCCAGCCAAGCGGCTGAGGTCAAAACTCTTCGGCAGGAGCGGCTTACGCTTAGCCAGCAGTTGGGCGTGCTCGACATCGCCGACCCAATCAAGGCCTACGTCATACAGGTCGAGACGGAAGAGACCCGTTTCAACCCGCGGCGCCGCCGCTACCGAGTCTATCTACCGGAACTGCACCCAGAAGCCGAGTACATGTTGTATTGCGCTTCAGGCACGATTGCCTCGCAAGGATTTCCCTACTGGGAGGGATCGGGGTGGCCGGCCGAGACGTTTGGTTACAGCATTAGTGGTTCCAACATATCGCCCGGCGAGCTGACGCTAGATGTTCACCTCGTTACCACGGAGGAGGGTGATTTGCGTCTCGATCTGGTCTTGCTCGGGCACGGCAGCGCGATTGGCACAGGCTTGCACGACATGAGCTGGCTATTGGAACAACGGTCGTACAGATCGTACGACGGCGGCGTTGTCGGCGAACAAAAAATCCATGATCCCCTGGGGCCTATCCCCGTCATGCGTTTACTAAAAAAAGAGCACCTAAACGACGAGCCAGCAACCGCCCCGGGCGTGCTAGTCTGGATCGATCCGAAGGCCAAGTTCGGCGTTCCCGGCTCACAGGGGCCCGCCTCGGCGGAAGAGGTCCGTAAGCTCCTGTCGACGGACTGAACGACGAGTCCAAGATGATGCCGTTGGCGGGCCCCACGGGATCGGCGTCAGACAGGAAAGCCGCGGCTTTGCTACCTGACGGCCCGCACGCTGGAATGCGGCCTGGGGCTGCTGGGCATCGAGACCGTGGGGCGGATGTCACGGAGGGCTAGGGTGTTTTCACCCACCCACGCGCTCTACTTCTTCGCGGTTCAGCAGGGTCGGGCAGTGAATATCGCGTGAATCGCGCGATTATTACTGTCCATTCGTTGAGCCGGAGGACGAAGGCGCGTATTCTGTGCTTCTTGTACCGCTCCTCAACAGCCGCTCCGGGACGAACCACGTGACCCATCACGCCGCTCCGATGAATCTTCCGCTTCCTCACGGCACGACGCACCTGCTCGGCGCCGTGCTGGCGACACTCCTCGCCGCATCGAGCGCGTTGGCCGTGCCGATCGAATACCAGGACAACTACGACCTCGGCTACGGCGAGGGCTACACGGTCGGCTACGACAGCGGTTTCGCCAAGGGCGAGACGCGTGGCGAGAGCGAGGGCGCCGAGCAGGGGCACAACGACGGCTACGAGATTGGCTGGGACGAAGGCTACGGCCCGGCGTACGACAGCGCCTACGACGCCGCCGTTCCCGCGGGCAAAGCGGCCGGCTACAAGTCGGGCATGCAAAACGGCTTTGTCGAAGGGTATACCTGGGCGCCCACTTACTTAGCTTCCTTCGGAGGTGTTGGAGTCGAAAAAACCGGTAGCGGCTCATTCACCATCTGGCTGGACGGCTATAGCGGCTCGGTCACTGTCACCAATGGGATACTCAACTTCGGCTCTGGAGTGGTGGTCTATTCGGGCGTGTCTCCGACCATAGATTACGAACAGAAGTACTACGACCAGGGCTATGACGATGGCCGCGAAGAAGGCTTCGATCTGGGCGACGCCGAGGGCTACGACTTCGGCTATGAAGCGGCTTATGGCCCGGCCTACGAGCTTGGCCGTGAAGAGGGCGTCACCGAAGGGATCGTCAGGGGCGAGACCGATGGCGGCGGCGATGGCTTCGAGGCGGGCTGGGACCTTGGCGAGCCGGTCGGCTACGACGCCGGCTTCTACGCCGGGGTCGCCTACGCCACGCTAGGAGGCTCGCTCGAAGATTTCGTCCCCGCCGGCCTCAGCACCGATGCGGTCCAGACCCAAATCCCCGAGCCGGGCGCCCTGGTGCTGGCCGTGGCAGCCCTGGCCGGGCTTCTCCGGCGGCGTTAAGCGCCTGCCGCTAAACGATCTCGCGTTCGAAGCGAGCGAAGACCATCCGCCCCGCGCTCGTCTGCAGCACGCTCGTCACGACGGCGGCGATCTGCTTGTCGAGGTGCTCGCGGCCCGACTCGATGACGACCATCGTGCCGTCGTCGAGGTAGCCGACGCCCTGGTGCGATTCTTCGCCCGGCTTGACGACACGCACCTCGACCGGCTCGCCCGGCAGGAAGATCGGTTTGAGCGCGTTGGCGATGTCGTTCAGGTTCACGACCCCCACGCTCTGCAGCTTGGCCACCTTGTTGAGGTTGTAGTCGTTCGTAACGACCTTGCCCTCGAGGTGCTTGGCCAGCAGCACGAGCTTGCGGTCGACCGGCTGGCCGGCGAACTCCGGCAACTCGCGGTCGAATATCGTCAGGTCGGCCGTGGGGTTGCCGCGCAGCTTGTTGAGGATGTCCAGCCCGCGGCGGCCGCGGTTGCGGCGTGTCTTGTCACTCGAGTCGGCGATGTTCTGCAGCTCGGCGATCACGAACTCGGGCATCACGAGCGGGTTGTCGAACACCTGGGCGTCGACCACGTCGGCGATCCGGCCGTCGATCACCACGCTCGTGTCGAGCACCAACGGCTTGAGGCCCTTGGTCTGCTTGGCGAACTCGACGTACGGGATGATGAAGCGGAAGTCGTCCTTCGTCTGCAGCAGCACCGTGATGCAGGAGTAGCAGACGACGGTCGAGATCGCCAACCGGAACCAGTCGGCGAGCCACGAATTGGTTTGATCGCTCGGCAGGATCGGCGTGAGAGCCAGCTGGAACACGTACGACAAAAACAGGCCGATGATCGTGCCGAAGTAGATCGCCGTGATGATGTCGAGCCGCTTCTGACGCGCCATCGCGTCGGCCACGATCACACCGCCCGCCACGAGCATCACGCCCAGGAAGCTGAGCCACGGCAGCAGGACCGACTCGCTCTCGACGGTCGGAGACCGCGCCAGCTGGAAGCCGAGCGCCGTGGCGACCATCAAGAAGACCAGCCGGAGGATGATCAGCGACATAGCGTGCGGGCGGGTAAGACGGGGGGGATGAATGCGTGCGGCGCGGAGGCCGCGGATCACCCTATCTTACACGCCCAGCGCAAGCGCCGGCCAGCAGAGGCTCGCCCCGGCCGTCGCCGCGCAGCGGCGCTAGCCGTGCGCAGGCGGCGTGACCGTTACGACCGACCGGCGACCGATCCCTCAGCAGCAAACGGCGAGGGGCTCAGCGTGAGCCGCTCGTCTGACGCACGGCGCCGTCGACCCGCGGCTTGGCGGCCTGCTTCGTGGCGGGGGGCGCGTGCGACGTGCCGGCCAGGTAGTTGTCGATCCGCGATCCGGCGCGGATGCGGTCGAACTCCTCGGCCATCGCCAGCCGGAGCTTCTTCTCGTAAATGTCGCTGGCGAGGATCTCGCGGACCTCGTCCTGGCGAACCTCGATCGGCTCGGTGCGTCCCTCGCACTTGAGGATCACGTACTTGTCGGCCACCTGCGTGATGCCCGAGAGCTCGCCCTCGGAGAGGCGGAAAGCCACCTCTTCGAGCTGGGGCTGGCCGCCGTTCTTGCGGATCGGCGGCACCTCGCCGCGGAGGCTGCCGCTGGTGGGCTCGATCGAGTACTCGGCCGCCAGGTCGCCGAAGTAGTCCATCGACGGGTTCTGGCGGGCCTTGTCCCAGACCTCTTGGGCCTGACGCATCGAGCCCATGACGATCGCCCGGCAACGGACCCGCTCGCCGTAGTTCGCGTCGAAGCCCTTGGCCAGGTCTTCCTGGGTGACCTCCACGCGGTTCTTGGTGAGCGCCTTGAGCGCCGCCGACGGCCAGACCGAGTCCCGCAGGTACATCTCGTAGCTGACGCCCTGCTCCTCGGTGGCGACCTCGGCCCACTTCTGCAGGTCGGGCTTGCCCGCCGCGTCGACCACGCCGGCCAAGCGCGCCGCGTGCGCCATCTCGGCGTTCAGCTCTTTCTGCGTGACCTCGGCGCCCGAGCGCTTGAGCTGCTGACGGAGCAGCATCTGCGAGATCTCGATCTCCAGCACCTGCTCGCCGTGACGCATCAGGCACTCGGAGCCGAGCTCCTTCATCGTCACCTGGTCGCCGTTGACCGTCGCCACGACGCCGGGCATCATCTGCCGCAGTTGCGGGTCGTTGTACACGTTCTTGATCGTGGCCGATCCCTGCAGGGTGGCGAACAGGTTGTTCGCCACGCCGCGGAGCTTCTCTTCCTTGATCCGTTCGGCCAGCTCGTCCTGCACGTCCGCCAGCGGCACGTCCCGCGGCGGCACGCGGCCCTCGCACTTGAGGATGGCGTGTTGGGCGCCGACGCTGACCACGGGCGAGATCTGGCCGGGCTGCATCGCGAACGCCGCCCGCTCGATCGCCGGATCGCCCGTGTGACGGCGGATCGGCTGGATCAGGCCGCCGATGCTCGCCGAGTTCACGTCCTCGGAGTGCTGCATCGCGAGGCGGGTGAAATCGTCCGGCCGGGCCACGACCTCGCGGCGCAACTGCTCCGCCTTCGCCGCGTCGGAGACGACGATCAGGCGGGTGCGGATCGAGGCGCCGAACCGCGCCTCGTAAGCTTTGCTGATCTCTTCGGGCGTTGCCTGCAGGTCGTCGGCGGCCAGCTTACGCAGCGCCAGCGTGGGCCACAGGATGTCTCGCTTGTACTCATTGGCGCTCACGTTGCGCTCGTTCTGCAGCAGCTCGAGCCACTGCTCGCGGCCGAGCTTGAAGCGGGCGGCCATGCGGTCGACTTCGGCCTCGATCTCGGCGTCGGTCACGGTCAGGCCACGCTTGCGGCAGTGGTGTTCGATGAGCCGCTTGTTCACCAGGCTCTCGAGCACGCTCTCGCCGTGGCGTTCGACGCACGCCTCGACGAGCGTGGGGCGGCTGATGTCTTGGCCGTTGACGATCGCCATCACGTCGTGCTGCGGCGCGGGCACGTCGGCGGCCAGGGACAGGGCCGGGGCGATCAGTAAAGCCGTCGACATAGCGGCGGCAAGCAGCGAGGGGCGGGCCATCGCGGTTTCTCCGTAAACCGTGTGCGGGATAGGTGCGGGACGCGTCGCGCGGCCGGGCGGTGCGCCATCGTGGCGCACCGCCGGCGGCGTGGGCAACCAAGCTAACGCGCCGGCGAAGAAACCGGCAAGACGAACTCGCCCGCGATGCTGGCGCCGATGGGCCCGCGATGCTAGCGCCAGTGGGATAGTGGCGCTGCATCCGAAGGAGATCGTGGTTGTGAGAGGCGTCTCCGACGCCGATTACGGCACGCCCGCCAACTGTGCTAGCATCGCGTTATCGGCGTAGGAGACCCCTCCCACATCAGCACGGCGCGGTTCGCCTGCCGGCCTACTGCTCCATCACCTCGGCCTCTTTGGCCGTAGCGAGGTCGCCCGCCTGGCCCTCGTACTTTTTGGTGAGCTCTTGGACGTCGTCCTTGTAGGTCTTGCTCTCGTCCTCGGAGAGCTCCTTGTCCTTCTCGAGCTGGTCGATCGCCTTGTTGGCGTCGCGCCGCACGTTGCGGACGCTGACCCGCGTCTCTTCGGTCAGGTCCTTGCAACGCGAGACCATCTTCTTACGCACGTCGCCCGAGAGGGCCGGGATGTTGAGCCGCACCACCTTGCCGTCGCTCTGCGGCGCGAGGCCCAGGTCGCTGGCGATCACCGCCTTCTCGATGTCCTTGATCACGCTCGGGTCGAACGGGCGGATCACGAGCTGCTGCGGCTCGGGCGCCGACACGCTGGCAAGCTGCTTGAGAGGCGTCGGCGAGCCGTACGCGTCGACCTTCAGCGAGTCGACCATGCCGGGGTTCGCACGCCCGGTGCGGATGCCGGTCAGGTCGCTCTTGAGCTTCTCGACAGCCTTCTCCATCCGCTCCTCGGCGTCGAGGAGGATCTCGTCCACGTTCATCGCCCGATCCTTTCGAAACCCTAATGACCAAGCCCCACTGACCAAAAAGGCCCGTGGAGCAACGGATTGGTCATTGGGGCTTGGTCATTGGTCATTCAAAATGAAAAAAGAGGGTATCTACTCGGTACTCGATTCACGCCTTAGTCAGCGATTCGGCCCCCACCAGCGTGCCGATCGTCTCGCCGCGCACCGCGCGGTCGATGTTGCCATCGGTGCGGAAGTTGAACACCAAGATCGGCAGGTTGTGCTCCATGCAGTGGGCGATCGCCGTGGAGTCCATCACCCGCAGATTCTTGTCACGGACCTCTTTGTAGGTGAGGTTGTGGTACAGCACGGCGTGGGGGTTGGTCTCGGGGTCGTCGCTGTAGATGCCGTCCACGCGGGTCGCCTTCATCAGGATGTCGCAGTCGAGCTCCAGCGACTTCTGGGCGGCGGCGGTGTCCGTGGTGACGAAGGGCGCTCCGGTGCCGGCGGCGAAGATGACGATCCGGCCCTTCTCCAGGTGACGCGAGGCGCGGCGGCGGATGTACGGCTCGGCGACGCCGTCCATCTTGATGGCGGTCATCAGCCGCGTCGGGAAGCCGAGCGACTCGATCGCGTCTTGCAGGGCGAGGCCGTTGATCACCGTGGCGAGCATGCCCATGTAGTGGGCCGTGGCCTCTTGGATGCAGTTGTTGCCGGCCTTGAACTGGGCGCCGCGAAGGATGTTGCCGCCGCCGATGACGATGCCGACCTCGACGCCGAGCTTGGCCGCTTTGATCGTTTGGCGGGCGATGTCGACCACCTCGCTCATGACGATCCCCCGCTGCCCGGGCGGCACGAAGCTCTCGCCCGACAGCTTGAGGATGATCCGTTTGTAAGGGAGCGGAACGTCGGACATCGGGGAAGATCCAGCGGGGCGGGGGGACGACGCAAGGGGGGCGGGCGCCAGCGTTTCCAAGAGTCTAACCCCGGCGCCGGCGCCGCCAAAGACCCTCGCCCCCCACTGGAGTGTAGCACCCCGATGGGAGTGAGGCCCCCCATGCGCCGCTCGGCAAACCACGTTGAGCCGGTCGTCGACTCTTGCTAAGAGTCGCCGCCACCCCAGCCCACTAGCGCTACCCCCCGACGCCCCCACGCGGAGCCGCCACAATGGCCACAATGGACGAAGAGCAATCCCAGACCGTGCTCGAATCCGCACTCGAGAAAATCGCGGACTTCGACCTCACCGCCCTCTCGGGCGCGGAGTGGCAGGCGGTGCTCTACAGCTACGGTCTGTATTACGGCATGCGCATCGCGTTGGTGCTCATCATCCTGTTCTTCGCGATGACGGTCGCCGGCTGGGCTTCGGCCGCGGTGCGGAGCAGCCTTACCCGGCTGAAATTCGACCCAACCCTGACCAAATTCCTCGCCAAGCTCGCCCGCTGGGGCATTCTGGGGCTCGCGGCCCTGAGCTGCCTGAGCTACTTCGGCGTGGAGACCACCAGCTTCGCCGCGGTGATCGGCGCCGCCGGCTTGGCGATCGGCCTGGCGTTTCAAGGGACGCTCTCGAGCTTCGCCGCCGGCGCCATGCTGCTGATCTTCCGCCCGTTCAAGGTGGGCGACGTGGTGAACATCGCCGGCCAACTCGGCAAGGTCGACGAGGTCGAGCTGTTCACCACGGCGATCGACACGTTCGACAACCGGCGGATCATCCTGCCCAACAGCGAGGTGTTCGGCCAAGTGATCGAGAACATCACCTTCCACCCGTTGCGGCGGATCGACGTGGAGGTGGGCGCCGCCTACGACGCCGACATCGACGCCACCCGCGCCGCGCTCACCTCGGCCGCGGCGGCGGTCGAGGGCACGGTCACCAACCCCGAGCCGGCGATCGTGCTGGTGGGCCTCGGCGCCTCGAGCGTCGACTGGTCGGTGCGCGTGTGGGGGCCCACGGGCGACTACCTCGCGATCAAACAAGAACTGATCCGCAGCGTGAAGATGAGCCTCGACGCGGCCGGCATCGGCATCCCCTTCCCGCAGATGGACGTCCACTTCCTGACCGAGGGGGGCGAGCAGAAAGCCGCCTGACGGAGTTGACCACGGATCGCACGGATGGGCACGGATTGAGATCTCCAAGGACCTACGGTCGTTGGCAGGCGCCTCGCGACGTTCCGCCATCGAGTCGGTTAGGATAAGAGCGCCTTACCCCTAGCTCTTTTCTGCCGCGATGCCCCGCTCAAGCCCCCGCCGCACCACCGCCCTCGGCGACTCCGCCCTGCGGA
This genomic window contains:
- a CDS encoding mechanosensitive ion channel family protein, with the translated sequence MATMDEEQSQTVLESALEKIADFDLTALSGAEWQAVLYSYGLYYGMRIALVLIILFFAMTVAGWASAAVRSSLTRLKFDPTLTKFLAKLARWGILGLAALSCLSYFGVETTSFAAVIGAAGLAIGLAFQGTLSSFAAGAMLLIFRPFKVGDVVNIAGQLGKVDEVELFTTAIDTFDNRRIILPNSEVFGQVIENITFHPLRRIDVEVGAAYDADIDATRAALTSAAAAVEGTVTNPEPAIVLVGLGASSVDWSVRVWGPTGDYLAIKQELIRSVKMSLDAAGIGIPFPQMDVHFLTEGGEQKAA
- the frr gene encoding ribosome recycling factor, which encodes MNVDEILLDAEERMEKAVEKLKSDLTGIRTGRANPGMVDSLKVDAYGSPTPLKQLASVSAPEPQQLVIRPFDPSVIKDIEKAVIASDLGLAPQSDGKVVRLNIPALSGDVRKKMVSRCKDLTEETRVSVRNVRRDANKAIDQLEKDKELSEDESKTYKDDVQELTKKYEGQAGDLATAKEAEVMEQ
- the rsfS gene encoding ribosome silencing factor encodes the protein MIISESPDTDREDTDTPPLDMQPHVVVNEEQSKRSLALAMAAAETAHDNRGTNIAVLDLRRVTPVFDYFVVATGTSRRQLHAISEEIDHRLEDELKDKRMGIEGYSESRWILLDYGSVVVHLFDDETRDYYALENLWADAERVPLPWDDEAGDDTPGDDPASEAS
- the argS gene encoding arginine--tRNA ligase; amino-acid sequence: MNILAELRGRFAAALAALADDAPQGVAAADLTPFADMVLPSQDAKFGDYQANCAMPLGKKLGKPPRDVAAQLVSALKLNDICDEPEVAGPGFINLRLRDAWLAERLTEALGDTENLGVSAVAEPRTYVLDYSSPNVAKPMHVGHIRSTAIGDALAKVLRALGHRVITDNHIGDWGTQFGMIIYGYKHFVDEAALAADAVPELSRLYRLVNQIGDHQQLAATGVPALEAKIAEAEGRVADLQAAPAQDDKKKEKQAAKKLRQAEGQLADLRKELAGAQEKLAAFEADAELSRLAAEHPAIGASALAETAKLHSGDEENVALWERFLPDCLEVMDEIYRRLGVTFDHTLGESFYHDRLAPVVEDLQAKNLARESDGAICVFLDGHDAPFLVRKKDGAFLYATTDLATIRYRMEEWRPDAILYVVDHRQSLHFEQLFATARLWGFDDLELEHVSFGTVLGDDGRPFKTRSGSAVGLMGLLDEAVERAHKILSENDDARPEPMLSADERLEAAERIGIGAIKYADLAHNRTSDYTFNYDKMLAMNGNTAAYMQYSCARVKSIFTRGGVDAASLRTPGAEIVLDSLAERALGLELLRLSETLARVAADYKPNHLTAYLFDLASRYSEFFEHCPVLKAESEELKTSRLRLCDLTARTLERGLGLLGIETVARM
- a CDS encoding peptidylprolyl isomerase, with protein sequence MARPSLLAAAMSTALLIAPALSLAADVPAPQHDVMAIVNGQDISRPTLVEACVERHGESVLESLVNKRLIEHHCRKRGLTVTDAEIEAEVDRMAARFKLGREQWLELLQNERNVSANEYKRDILWPTLALRKLAADDLQATPEEISKAYEARFGASIRTRLIVVSDAAKAEQLRREVVARPDDFTRLAMQHSEDVNSASIGGLIQPIRRHTGDPAIERAAFAMQPGQISPVVSVGAQHAILKCEGRVPPRDVPLADVQDELAERIKEEKLRGVANNLFATLQGSATIKNVYNDPQLRQMMPGVVATVNGDQVTMKELGSECLMRHGEQVLEIEISQMLLRQQLKRSGAEVTQKELNAEMAHAARLAGVVDAAGKPDLQKWAEVATEEQGVSYEMYLRDSVWPSAALKALTKNRVEVTQEDLAKGFDANYGERVRCRAIVMGSMRQAQEVWDKARQNPSMDYFGDLAAEYSIEPTSGSLRGEVPPIRKNGGQPQLEEVAFRLSEGELSGITQVADKYVILKCEGRTEPIEVRQDEVREILASDIYEKKLRLAMAEEFDRIRAGSRIDNYLAGTSHAPPATKQAAKPRVDGAVRQTSGSR
- the pyrH gene encoding UMP kinase, giving the protein MSDVPLPYKRIILKLSGESFVPPGQRGIVMSEVVDIARQTIKAAKLGVEVGIVIGGGNILRGAQFKAGNNCIQEATAHYMGMLATVINGLALQDAIESLGFPTRLMTAIKMDGVAEPYIRRRASRHLEKGRIVIFAAGTGAPFVTTDTAAAQKSLELDCDILMKATRVDGIYSDDPETNPHAVLYHNLTYKEVRDKNLRVMDSTAIAHCMEHNLPILVFNFRTDGNIDRAVRGETIGTLVGAESLTKA
- a CDS encoding PIN/TRAM domain-containing protein — encoded protein: MSLIILRLVFLMVATALGFQLARSPTVESESVLLPWLSFLGVMLVAGGVIVADAMARQKRLDIITAIYFGTIIGLFLSYVFQLALTPILPSDQTNSWLADWFRLAISTVVCYSCITVLLQTKDDFRFIIPYVEFAKQTKGLKPLVLDTSVVIDGRIADVVDAQVFDNPLVMPEFVIAELQNIADSSDKTRRNRGRRGLDILNKLRGNPTADLTIFDRELPEFAGQPVDRKLVLLAKHLEGKVVTNDYNLNKVAKLQSVGVVNLNDIANALKPIFLPGEPVEVRVVKPGEESHQGVGYLDDGTMVVIESGREHLDKQIAAVVTSVLQTSAGRMVFARFEREIV